From a region of the Cyclopterus lumpus isolate fCycLum1 chromosome 5, fCycLum1.pri, whole genome shotgun sequence genome:
- the fgd5a gene encoding FYVE, RhoGEF and PH domain-containing protein 5, producing the protein MNTDLQNPLQVPRPKVRSHLTIKVQSKLMSRPCPPVRGPKPPVAPKPRPLYELHSQGESCPPQSLSNGDLAHSDGETEDLHEMAAENLDKEEKSEDGVNDTSIGHNDKEDVAEGEIEEETEKEVDILDNDGDSIGSEDTVKADDDSNVDTTEDENTDNDLIQPEGGHHTDDEKTSTPSLNPAEMEDKTGEEAEEEEPSFNEKTDIVCGSLGHKHVEQNLDQPQSLSQGYKDNVTGHNEVDREQREDSVHCLHTDETDLEVGGFAFGFSVLPTVTEEYPYDVIGPTDDASDTCDPAETGETGVWQPERATKDLSGCFRFTSSTEDVFGPYSVIEAVPPDMTGTADPEWSQDDTDDRPSNELQTAGASNLEPYYVSSDDVDKLEDKQVLSELGEIEESTEPSNQHEGKAKDSESTDEYADIDDSLCLQAEDQRLECVSSEDYVEIGDDDEEEETEKKHIKGKTAKERTAKREQAFLSQRASCQPRLRLCNITVPTELDAGRTPEMTNRVVFAHTTEAFEEDIEELDCHIVPYDEDTDSENEEHIYEEAGFDSEGENFVTIDRKTIVTRSRSYSGKISGYVPETVPEETGTEYQTHDYCTVALDKNNEPLSHSQPPGVKSLIPSMKSQRFLFYSRSAEGPELTLTSPTEINHSRKDDIRMKRKDDTLSLPCVITSSGSFSQRSLQSSSGVSTPTSLVDIPPPFELAYITKRPVTKSSPSLLIQNEPSEIPKKKSSFKRFLALKFRKKTDSKGFSDGSVRSSRSSSESSHHGTVRVIELDRRSTGSSPQLQNRIVNPQQRPLELPPPFVLHLQRKKGDPKTYGRGVSRVESFEERSRRSAMPLPLTKPRSISFPSADTSDYENIPAMSSDYENIQIPSRPTRSHTVTEFFEDPNRTTVACNENDGYVDMNSFPGIESITQTSKEDTESAYTEPFPMNSGGVSADEDHGRTSEEEEGVAEPSYDRQIDGRSRAFYVAKELVDSERLHVSTLKYLQQDFRSAVTEAAVGEEGEPVLEEQRLGEILSVLPQVYTLHSSILTELEERISQWEESQRVVDVILSRRADFGVFDTFISQYDRSMFLLEESCRENPAFANVVKTFEKRSPEEAEVPLKHQLLQVIVRVLQYRMLLTDYLNNLSPDSKEYDDTQAALVIVSEVADQANDNLKQGENLLRLVHIEYSLKGKRDLLKAGRMFVKEGTLMKVSRKSRQPRHLFLMNDIMLYTYPQQDGKYRLKNTLSLSGMKVSKPVLDHVLNCLKIEVSDITITLSASSVGEREDWFHTLSRAIADHAAGLCTFGGPCSEAREKLWMALGEAAPVLVPVSHAMMCMNCTSDFSLTLRRHHCNACGKVVCRSCSRNRYPLKYLKDRVAKVCDHCHAELRKRGGSVSGACGNSSPRTHRASRPLSAVFQSLQPPSLWKSRKSASHLNQVSLTVEGSTMSGSLQRRKKSKRKWKRLWFLLKDKVLYTFTAREDKVASESLPLQCFTVKLTERPEGEESNVFHLYHKKTLHYTFRADDPHTARRWVNAMEEATVL; encoded by the exons ATGAACACAG ATTTGCAAAATCCACTACAAGTCCCTCGACCAAAGGTTCGCAGTCATCTGACCATCAAAGTGCAGTCCAAACTGATGTCCAGGCCGTGTCCCCCTGTCCGTGGTCCAAAACCTCCTGTCGCCCCCAAGCCCAGACCCCTGTATGAGCTTCATTCACAAGGGGAGTCCTGTCCCCCGCAGAGCTTGAGTAACGGAGACCTGGCTCACTCTGATGGGGAGACGGAAGATCTTCATGAAATGGCTGCAGAGAACCTggacaaagaggagaaaagcGAGGATGGGGTTAATGACACCAGCATCGGGCACAATGACAAAGAGGACGTAGCAGAAGGAGAAATTgaggaggaaacagaaaaagaagTAGATATATTAGATAATGATGGCGACAGCATTGGCTCCGAGGACACAGTCAAAGCTGATGATGATTCTAATGTTGATACTACTGAGGATGAAAACACTGACAATGACTTGATCCAGCCTGAAGGTGGTCATCACACTGATGATGAGAAAACATCTACGCCTTCACTTAATCCTGCTGAGATGGAGGATAAAAcgggagaggaggcggaggaggaggaaccaaGTTTTAATGAAAAAACTGACATAGTTTGTGGCTCTTTAGGACACAAACACGTAGAACAGAATCTTGACCAACCACAGTCCCTCAGTCAGGGTTATAAGGACAATGTCACTGGACATAATGAAGTAGACAGGGAACAAAGGGAGGACTCTGTGCACTGTTTACACACAGATGAGACTGATCTGGAAGTTGGAGGATTTGCATTTGGATTCAGTGTGCTTCCAACTGTAACTGAGGAGTATCCCTACGATGTGATTGGCCCCACAGATGATGCTAGTGATACATGTGACCCAGCTGAAACAGGGGAAACAGGGGTATGGCAACCAGAACGGGCCACCAAGGACCTCTCTGGCTGTTTCCGATTCACGTCCAGCACTGAGGATGTTTTTGGGCCTTATTCGGTAATCGAAGCTGTTCCGCCAGATATGACCGGCACCGCTGACCCAGAGTGGAGTCAGGATGATACTGATGACAGACCCTCAAATGAACTGCAAACGGCAGGTGCTTCTAACCTGGAACCTTACTATGTGTCATCAGATGACGTGGATAAGCTCGAGGATAAGCAAGTCCTCTCAGAACTGGGTGAGATCGAGGAGAGCACCGAGCCGTCCAATCAGCACGAAGGCAAAGCAAAGGACAGCGAGTCAACAGATGAGTATGCGGATATTGACGATTCGCTCTGCCTTCAAGCGGAAGACCAGCGGCTGGAGTGTGTCTCATCGGAGGATTACGTCGAGATAGGCGATGATGACGAAGAGGAAgaaacggaaaaaaaacacatcaaaggaAAAACTGCAAAAGAGAGAACGGCTAAACGAGAGCAGGCTTTCCTCAGCCAGCGAGCGAGCTGCCAGCCTCGCCTCAGGTTGTGCAACATCACAGTGCCAACAGAACTCGATGCAGGCCGCACCCCGGAGATGACCAACAGGGTGGTGTTTGCCCACACCACTGAGGCCTTTGAAGAAGACATTGAGGAATTGGACTGCCATATTGTGCCTTACGATGAGGACACGGACTCAGAGAACGAGGAGCATATATACGAGGAGGCAGGATTTGACTCCGAAGGGGAGAACTTTGTGACAATTGATCGGAAGACTATTGTCACACGATCACGCTCTTATTCTGGGAAGATTTCAGGTTATGTCCCAGAAACTGTACCAGAGGAGACTGGGACGGAGTACCAGACTCACGACTACTGCACAGTGGCCTTAGATAAAAACAACGAACCACTTAGCCATTCACAGCCACCTGGGGTCAAGAGTTTGATCCCGTCGATGAAGTCTCAACgtttcttgttttattcacGATCTGCAGAGGGTCCAGAATTGACCTTGACCTCTCCCACAGAGATCAACCACTCTCGGAAGGATGACATcaggatgaagaggaaagaTGATACCCTTTCTCTTCCATGTGTCATAACCTCTTCTGGAAGCTTCTCCCAGCGTAGCCTTCAATCATCCAGTGGTGTTTCCACACCGACCTCTCTCGTGGACATTCCACCACCCTTTGAGCTGGCATACATCACTAAAAGACCAGTCACCAAGAGTTCCCCATCCCTCTTGATCCAGAATGAACCCAGCGAAATACCTAAGAAGAAGTCCTCCTTCAAGCGCTTCCTGGCTCTTAAGTTCAGGAAGAAGACAGATTCGAAAGGTTTCAGCGATGGAAGTGTCCGCTCGTCTCGTTCTTCCTCCGAGTCCAGCCACCACGGCACAGTGAGAGTCATCGAGCTTGACCGTAGAAGCACCGGCAGCTCTCCTCAGCTTCAGAACCGCATCGTGAACCCCCAGCAGCGTCCTTTAGAACTGCCACCCCCCTTTGTCCTCCACCTTCAGAGGAAGAAAGGTGACCCCAAAACTTATGGCAGGGGCGTCTCCAGAGTGGAGTCCTTTGAGGAGCGTTCTCGGCGCTCTGCCATGCCGCTGCCTTTGACCAAACCCCGCTCCATCTCCTTCCCCAGTGCAGACACCTCAGACTATGAAAACATCCCGGCCATGAGCTCAGACTATGAGAACATCCAAATCCCAAGCAGACCCACCAGATCCCACACTGTCACAGAGTTTTTTGAGGACCCAAATCGCACTACAGTCGCCTGCAATGAGAATGATGGCTATGTGGATATGAACAGTTTCCCTGGAATTGAAAGCATAACCCAGACATCAAAAGAAGACACTGAAAG TGCCTACACGGAGCCTTTCCCAATGAACTCTGGCGGGGTTTCAGCGGACGAGGACCACGGGCGTAcgtcagaggaggaagagggcgtGGCTGAGCCGAGTTATGACAGACAG ATTGATGGCCGGTCCCGAGCGTTCTACGTCGCCAAAGAGCTCGTCGACTCCGAGAGACT aCACGTCAGCACCCTCAAGTACCTTCAACAG GACTTTAGGTCCGCGGTGACAGAGGCGGCGGTGGGTGAGGAAGGGGAGCCtgtgctggaggagcagaggttAGGAGAGATATTGAGCGTGCTCCCCCAGGTCTACACCCTACACAGCAGCATCCTTACTGAGCTGGAGGAACGCATTAGTCAGTG GGAGGAGAGCCAAAGGGTAGTTGACGTGATCCTGTCGCGTCGGGCGGACTTTGGGGTGTTTGACACCTTTATCTCACAGTATGATCGCAGCATGTTCTTACTGGAGGAGAGCTGCAGGGAAAACCCGGCCTTCGCCAATGTCGTCAAGACGTTTGAG aagagAAGCCCAGAGGAAGCTGAAGTCCCACTGAaacaccagctgctgcaggttaTTGTGAGAGTGCTTCAATATCGAATGCTcctcacag ATTACCTGAACAACCTCTCTCCTGATTCGAAAGAATACGATGACACGCAAG ctgcCTTGGTGATCGTGTCCGAGGTGGCGGACCAGGCCAATGACAATCTGAAGCAGGGG GAGAACTTGCTGCGTCTGGTCCACATCGAATACAGCTTGAAGGGCAAGAGGGACCTCCTGAAGGCCGGAAGG ATGTTCGTCAAAGAAGGCACACTCATGAAGGTCTCGAGGAAAAGCAGGCAGCCGCGACACCTGTTTCTG ATGAACGATATAATGCTGTACACCTACCCTCAACAGGATGGGAAATACAGGCTTAAGAACACACTATCTCTGTCTGGGATGAAG GTGAGCAAACCTGTTCTAGACCACGTGCTGAACTGTCTTAAGATCGAGGTCTCtgacatcaccataacactgtCAGCAAG CTCCgttggagagagggaggactgGTTCCACACGCTGAGTCGAGCCATAGCGGACCATGCTGCAGGACTCTGTACGTTTGGTGGACCCTGCAGTGAG GCCCGTGAGAAGTTGTGGATGGCCCTGGGCGAGGCTGCTCCTGTACTGGTGCCAGTTTCTCATGCAATGATGTGCATGAACTGTACCTCTGACTTCAGCCTCACGCTGAGACGACACCACTGCAACGCCTGCGGCAAG GTGGTGTGCCGGTCCTGTTCCAGGAACAGATACCCACTGAAGTACCTCAAAGACAGGGTCGCCAAAGTGTGCGACCACTGCCATGCCGAGCTCAGGAAAAGAG gtGGCAGCGTGTCGGGGGCATGCGGTAACTCCAGCCCTCGGACTCACCGGGCCAGCCGTCCCCTCTCTGCTGTCTTCCAGAGCCTGCAGCCCCCGAGTTTGtggaagagcaggaagagcgCCTCCCATCTCAACCAG GTGTCACTTACCGTGGAGGGATCCACCATGAGCGGCAGCCTGCAGCGCCGGAAGAAGAGCAAGCGGAAGTGGAAGCGTCTGTGGTTCCTCCTCAAAGACAAGGTGCTCTACACCTTCACAGCCCGTGAG GATAAAGTGGCTTCAGAGAGTCTACCTCTGCAGTGCTTCACTGTCAAGCTCACGGAGAGGCCAGAGGGAGAAGAAAGCAACGTGTTCCACCTCTACCACAAGAAAACCTTGCATTATACCTTCAGGGCCGACGATCCACACACCGCACGCAG ATGGGTCAACGCCATGGAGGAGGCTACTGTTTTATAG